acaaagacaACTCAAGTATTGCTGTTGTGTGTTGGTTTATGGCTCATTTGATCTGTGGTAtatagttatctcattgacaatcattccacatctcctaaataaataaaacaacaaaaacttaAGGCATAAATCATGGCAtatcttatgaaaatttcagaattTGTCATTCTGGACCATTTATTATCACCGCATAATACGGTATGGGTTATGTTCGTTGTTGATCATTGTACAGTGCCTTATAGTTATTATCATCCGCATTCTTTGGTCTTGGGTTAGCTTCTCATTTAAAATCCCACAACATCTCCTCATCTATCATATCCATGTGTATAACCATTTAGAGAATGCAGGACAGAGAGCCCTAGACAAAAGGTAACAGGAAAAGAGGTAATCAAATTTGTCTTTGATTTAcactttttatgtgttttaatttatataacgTATTTTCGTAAActattttatgtaaaacaacTTGTATAACAGCTTAATTGTTATACAACTTATAATTGTCTAGAAAATAAGCTAATACAATGTCGGtttcaataataattttatagttattttgtttcttaaaaatatttgtatatgtaataCATGCACaaaatttgaatggttttacaatagtcatttttgggccctttatagcttgatgttcggtgtgagccaagactctgtgttgaaggccgtactttgacctataatggttttcttttacaaattgtgacttggatagagagttgtctcatcggcactcacaccacatcttcttatatcgaTACATGATACACAATATATTTACTGAACCTGAATTCGTGACcataaaatgtgaaattttaatagGTAATACTCAGGATGTTAATTTTAATAAGTAATACTCAGGATAACATTGTATTTTAATAATCAGAAATaagaatatacatgtacctagTATAGGTAATACACAGCTGTCACCAAAACAGTAAATTGTCTTGGGgtaaaaaggagtaggtccggtaaggaccgattttgacctcaaatttcagtttcatctgacggaAGATTtggaccactttttaaacactaaagttctatttcatatgattcaatttatttatgtaaaagatttaaactTACTGAGTCATttaaaacgatccgattcaagcccaaatataaaaaatctaccaaatatgcgacTTTTAtacacttttcagatggtttttgtcaaaaacgaaagtggccgcatccgtgttcatcctcaatctttatatatgttatgaattattatcaattaaatgttccatttcaatattttggatgaacacgaatgcggccactttcgttttacacggaaaccgtctaaaatttaattaaattgctGGAATTGTGAAGggtttcagtaatttagcatgacttaaaggtgctagtacccaattgtatgtgcattgtattgtaaaaaacagcccatatttatgtagcagaagcattcttctgcccaataaataactaacagtttaaattctaacaattttgtaaaactgcatACATTTTGGGGCAAAAAAGGTTCTTACTGGACCTAATCCTTTCAAATGGTCATACATGTAGTTATCACAGGTGACTTAATAATGATTTCCCTTTGTCATGTACGCGTTCAAATAATTTTGCTGGATAATCAAAACAATTGGAAAAATAAGTATGaagcaaaatgtttaaattttatactgTTAACAGTtaagaaatgcatttttaaaggCTATATTGGGTAATTATTTGTCAActtaaacatttgtaaaaactGCATAGCAttaattattacaaaatgtaatgaGTAAGAATTTAAACATGATAGCTATTTTAGTTGGCCGTCTTGAGATAAGGTTTTCCTATAACATGTTCTTGTACAAGGACAACAATCATACAATTAACCTgagacaattttatttttcatgacaCAAAATCTCTACATGTACTTGACAAAGTCCAAAGCAGAAGATCAGTGAATGAAATGCTGGATTTTTCTGTAATCTTCTGTTCtttcagtatttttctttaCTGTAACAACAGACAAATGGCCAATCTTTAgttattatttgatattatttgaaaaagaaatcacCTGATGAAATTAatgaatcaataaaaaatatgccAAGTGTAAGTCTCAATTTAATAGACAGCAACTTAGCATAATAGTACAGACCTCAGAACGCatgaatgtaaaaagaaaaacccaATCTTTAAAGACTAGGCCAACTTCAAAAAGGCAAAGACTTGAATAAATATCCTTAAAGTAATCTCAATGGTTAATCAGATAGCGTCTAGACAAATACACACAAAAAGTTATGCATTTAATCGATTCCAATCATTGTTAGTTGTTTATTTATgactttttgtaatttgaatatgTGTTTcagtatattataatttaaacataggAATTTGAGTCAAACGGtcgaacatgaatttgacagatAATGCCCCTTTAACAATGACTTTATTGCACATATTAACAAACATGCAAGGAatgtatttttctaatttattttcgAACTTAGCCTAATGGTATACTAGTATCATGAAATTAAGTGAGCCTGAGACAACTCAAACATCAGaaatcaaagggagataaacaAGCATATCcttaataatatttatgtacgtttcggcaagAAAGTTTATCGACAGGTCGTAGGTATTTCTATGGTCACCAATTACCTCCCTTAAATAGCAGACTTATTCTTGTACTGTTATTTACCGACCCCCAAAAATGTAGAAACGATCCGGGTAAACTTATCGATCCTTTAAATAGAAattttctaaaaggttacctattcaacactgtaattagatctttgaatatagtttttattagtattaatatcgattttgttatcagtaaattacaaccaaagtaaatattatttgtatttacatatTCATATTCATGGCTCCACAATATATCGATGTCTGTATCTTAGCATtacacaaggtcatgtttttctctaactatttatgacgtctttacactaaaccCGTTGGATGATtggtgtgtactgattgatattttagtcttagTTGCATGGTTTTTTATTAGTAGGTATTggttttgaactagctgtcaataacttcgagtactctcagatctttACTAAGTGTCTTTTTGTGGTGAGGATGTTTAAGTACCCTGacacgtccactctgtgtttttgttacttgtttttgtgctttgtatcTATCTGGTGAGTTTTTCccttttaactgatttttatagtttgttcataTGTTGTACGATAACACCACTGTCCCTGTTAGGGGAAGGAACGGGGCCCTCTAATATGTTTAACCCAACCACGTTCTGTATGTGCTGTCCcaggtcaggagcctgtagacattggttgtcgtttgttgctgtatatcatatttggttTTTGATCATTAATTGTATATCATAAAtcaggccattagttttctcgtttgaattgttttacatgtcatATCGCGGCatcttatagctgactatgcggtatgggctttgctcattgttaaagaccgaacggtgacctatagtcattaatttctgtgtcatttggtctcttgtgggattgtgtcattgacaatcataccacatcttcttgattttataattatcaatGATAATACATTCTTTATAATAAAAAGCATCCTTCTTAATTTTAAAGGTATCACATTATTTAATTCAActcattatacaaaatgtattttatttcgtttgaaATATGGTTTTTCCCATTTGCTATTTGTAGTTATTGTTTATAGATGGGAACTAGTATAACTAGTTCGAATATTGGTTTTCTAACAGTATGcactatttataatttaatgttAGGTGCAGGAAGAAAGTTTTGGCGGTTTTTATGGGTAGGGTTTAATGGTACTATATAAAGTTTGGCATTTAAATGTATAAGTATCGAAGGTGCTCGCAGTTACGTCGAATTGAAGTTGGTCACATAGGTATATGTGCAGTTGCTGCTATGTTTATTGTACGTACAGGCCTTGGAGGTATAAGACGAGGAAAAAGAAACAATGCGAAAGAGGAACAATGTTATTtgtcatgtatttatatattgtttcaatcgaagaaatatgtacaatatagtaaaataaaatattttatcgcaagaaaaaataAGATGATACTGCCAGCAACTAATCCTATATCTGTGTTTGTCTTGTGTATAGCCTATTAAATTTAGAgattaaatactttaaattcggACGAACAGGGGGAGGGAGAATTTAACGACTATGAATGCAACAGTATTGAAAGAAgggttaatttgttttaaagagtatgatttaaaactttaaaaaaaacaccgggaatcatcgtatataaaaataacaaagatatTGTAATTCACGTAATAGTATatctaatttgaaaacaaatgaaaactgtAACATTCGTTACAATTTTTTACGATGCCTTAAACATGCTAACTCTTTTCTTTCCGTTTCGCAAAATACCAATATCGTTGGTATGAACTCAATATTCATTAAATatgctgtttattttaaaacttaaattgcTTACGGTATGAGCCCTTTTCTGAACgtatttataaacttttgttATTCGCATGCAATCTATTGTCAAAGGTCGTAAACATTTTATGGATGTAAAGAATTTGTCAACCTTATTCCAGGTGTTTACCGATGTATTAGTCTATGAAAACTATGATTTCAACAAATTCACAATACAAGTTTATGTAACCGACCATAAGCAACTGCAGTTGAGTTATATATGTTCGGTACGGAAGAAATATTCAATACgattgtaaattatattttttaagtaaataaCTTAACAGTTAAATTAGTGCGATTCCTGTTACCATTCATCAAAATAAACACGTACATTTATtgtataagatatttttgttcataCGGAAGCTATCATAGAAAGTCTTTTTAATGGCCTAATAAAGAATGGATACGAATGCAATATTTGCACAGTCTCAGTAAAAGCTTGTTTGGCTGATAAATGATCTCCTATTAACTGCAAAGCAGTGCCAAGACAGTATTTAGAAAATGCTTTAGGAAATATATCCTCTCCCATGAAGTAATCTTCGGCTATTGTCAATTGAAGATCTCGAAGGGAAATTTGACATTCTCGCACATTATTCAGATGGTAATGACACAGGAAAGACAAAAAATGTGCATACACTACAGGCGGTATTACAAAACCACTTTCTACTATTAGCAGTTCCATAGGAATAAATGCAGACGTTGCAAAATTGACATGATCTACCAGCATGAATTTTAACGAGCGCACCACTCGTTGCTTATATATCAAGTGCCATTTGACTAGAAGACGTTGCATGGCTGTCAATTCTGTTCCACGGATTAATTTGTCAAGTGTACACTTTGATAATGCATACAAGATAAGTATGAGcgattttttatattggtttcCCTTGTAGAAAAACGAAGCAAGCATCAACCATCCGGATACAGAATCATGGTTGGTGCTCATTAGTAGATAACTCAGACACgttttgtgttgtttatattGATTCTTATTCCTGATTGTACTGCTCACATATATCGACTGGCATTTTAAGTTGCATATCCATGACATGAAATACTCATGAATGAATTTCAATTTCTTAGAGTTACAAGAAATTATTGTATGTACAGATCTACAGAAGTTATAGTGTTTATCTGTCAAAGAGGAAACACGTATGGACGTACTTGACTTTAACAATTTGTTAAGATCATCATAATACAAGAAACTTTGATAATTTTGGATGTTGTTTAATAAAATCGGACCATCTGATATTTGATCAGAGAATAAAATACATCGCCATCCATAGCTAAATAGCACACTTAGTGTATCAATCAAATTATTCCTATCTATTCCTTCTATCTTATTctcaaacaaattattttctggAATGAAATAATGCGGACAAACTTGATACTGCACACAATAAATCAGCCGACTAAAACATCTCATAAAACACTGTATCAAATTGTCAGGTGTCCACACAGAGGGTTGTAATTCTTCTGATATCCAGAAAACGATTGTCTTTATATAATAAGAACATATTAAGTCTTTACATCTACTATTAGTATTTATTACATCCTTTAAAAGAATTTTCATGAGGGCATAACACAGTAATTGCGTATGACTAAACGTATACATAAGAAGTTTTTCACCAACTGAGAATGACATTCGCCATTCCAATTTCTCGTTTGCTGATTCTTTACTACCAATTGGCACAAAAAGCACACCGTGGTTGATAATCATCTGCTTTGTGTTTTCATTTGGCCAAGGATTATTGGACTTCACAATCCATCGTGATGCTGTCTTGACCCATGATCTACTATGCAGGCAAGGAGCATAATCAGTATAACTATGTTTGTCGGATACGCAAGGTCCATGTTCAACGGGACAAAACTCACTCAAAAATAGTCTTTTAAATAAGGCACTTGACAGATAATAATTCCCTTGGAATGTTTCACAACTTTCTACCAATCGGCGATGAGGACTACTTACGAGACGTAACATTGCAAAACTTGAGTTTGTATTGTCTGTCATCAGTATGAAATACGTTTTTGTAGGATTGAAAGCAATAGTTGTTATGTTATCGTGGACCTCGATGAATCTTAATACAAGCATTACATCTATATCGCTACCACGCATCTGCAGTCCTTCACCAAAACTACCGCTGGTAATTTGTACTGAAATATCATCATTTGATAAATTATCGCATACTGTATTCATTTGTCGTATTATCTTCACGTGATTTTCTGTTCCGACAAGGAATTTGCATAGATATTGGTGAAGGGATATAGACATAtctaaaacaataaatgttcaACATTATCAAATTTAATCATCAACAACATACCAATGTGAACATATGTAAGTGCAGCCTGAAATGTATGCCCTGTCTAAAAATTAGTGTACGATATATTGATACATGTGTTACTCCATGGTACATTTTTGAAGAAACAAGTCATGCAAAATAGTTTAGATACAtgcatatttagaaaataaatcgTGCAATTGATTATGTTGATAACGTATGGCTGGTAAAATATTAAACCAAAAATTTCGTAtcagtaaaacaaaatttaaattatgtaaCTATAAATGTGtcgttgtttttttatgaaacctgtttaaattttttcataaacattAACACTGATTTGTTTATAATGCTCTTAAATTGCAGATACGATCCATAGTCCAGTCGATTTGTgcagatttttgacaaaataccTCAGATTGTggaaaaaacatgaaattttgcGTAGTAGTATATGTCATGGACAACATTTGAAGCTATGGACCCACTCTGAAAGTCGAAATTTGTGGACGAGgcagccattttaaaatggcGGCCATTTTATCTCtttagattaataaaaaaagatcatgAAAATGATATTAGAGAAGATATTGACATGCGCATGATGAAACCTGGTTAATAGAACAACAGTGCTGATTTCAATTGTCTTGTTGAACAAAAGTTTTGGAAATATTACCCATAATgaatggcggccatcttgaaaaatctTGATTTTTCTAAGCCAAAATATGGAGTCATTTTtcgataaaaataaaaagaagcattgtcgaagatatacaaatgtatttgtttgagCTATATAAACAGGAAAAGGTGAGCATACCCCCTTCCCGAGTTATTCTTCTATTTCGTATCGGGTATAACAGCATTAAAACGCGAACCACGAAGAGGATCATAACATGAACTACTCTAAAAGCAATAACCGTCCCACCACTTGTTCAACATAGAATAACAggagaattttattttacaagtacaaataaaacaagaaaatatgtgtatacCTACATTTTGTAATTGTCTGATTACACGATAATTCGTTTTGTTGATATTATTCAGTTgaaacaactttcaaaaaccTTGATTGCAGACATAATGAATTTCAAAGCATGCAAGTAATGTTAAAAGAATATCAATTACTCAAATGTTTTCAATTGACGTTAAAAATATctaacaataaatgaaatgtacatgttttgCAAACCACACTCTGTCTATCAAATTTGATCACATTGTCATCCACATCTACAAATCGTAGTACTACTTAATACTTCCTTTACACCTTTGCATTTCCTTAGTAACCGTGTTCACTTTGACTTATGACATGTAACAATTGAGCGCTTACTGCAGGAAGTTATCATATGCTAGTAGTCATTTGGAATATTCATCGCAGATGACAAGGCCTGTCATCTGAGAActtcatatatattgatttctTTTGGGTAGCCATCTTGAGTgatggccattttgaaaacatgaTTTTCCAATATTTCATTATTCGCTAATCTTATTAATTCACTGTTTGcattcatacattttttactaATCTATATTTGATATTCACAAAGAAGTCAGATAAGGCatgcacatgtttacaaaataaaaatcagtatcAGATTTTTTGTTACTTATATGTTAGCCTAAGTAACTTTTTCAAACAGAAATTacgtatatatgatataatttatGACCGAAAGTTTTGTTGGAAAAGACCAAAATGTAGATTTCGAAAACCCTGGGGCTaaatatcagaagaaaattatGGGCAATTAGACTGGACGGAATGTGTGAGACGACAAAAGAGGACACGTGGAGGTGTGCAATGTCAAGCAGGTACAAATGGAACAGACACAAACATTTGAGCTAGCAATCACTCTTTTGATGCAAGCATAAGAAGATGTTGGGATTTGAAATTCTTTTCCATTCGCTCAATTCGAAATAGTTGAATGAGAGCTATGGAACTGCAGAAGAACTCCAGAATCATAAGGCATATTGGCACAAatcatgtcaaacaaatgttcaGATCTCAAAATAATTCATCAGTAAAAGGGAAAACATACTAGATAAGTTGccaattgaaagaaaacaataagTAGTAACCAGACACTGTAAGGTGATACTGGATCAACAAAATCAATGACTGCAACGTATTTTTTCTGTGGTGATGTAACTTAAGATCTCCATGATACATCGACATTTTCAAATCGACAAAAATAGGGCATGACCGTGCACATGTACTACAAGACATATTCCCCTAGCCAAAGTAAGAGCTGAAGATGTAAACGCACTGATCTCCTGCTTGATGAATGATAAAACTTGACAACATAGCAAATCAGAGAGTACAAGACACACAAAGAAAGCCAGGAATCTTTTAACCTTGGATCTGtgcttttcaaaataataaaatacattgatgGCACACGGTCAGAAAGAGGTATTGTACTAATCTTCAAGCTTGCACTTCACGCTAAATTGTAAAGTTAACGCCTGGAACAACTTGGAGTTATCATGGAAGGAAGAACTGATACAACGCTGTTAGCAAAAGTGGAATGAAGCTGCCATAGCAAGCATGAAACAAGATAAATTAGTTCTTCTGATTTTAAACACATGTATTCGTGACGCTCTAAAACAGACCTCATAATAAAAGGGTAAACATAAAGGAATCACCATAGCCATAGCAggcataatatatataattgatactAAAAATAGCTTTAATGGGACACTCAGTAAACGCTGTTGACACGAATTAGTTCAACAGACATATTAAGTTTCCTCAGTAAGAATGATACATGATGGCTAAACATCGCGACACAGTCTTGTTATATCGTTGAGTGGCAGACAAACATACCATTTCTCAGCTATAATAGTTCAATTGTGCAACTCGTAGTCGAAAGGATACAACTGCAACTTATCAGTCCTCAATTAGATAGTAAGATGTCTCAAAGATTGTTGAACTGATTCATTTTGAAAGTCTACATTGAGTGTCCCTGTAAACCTTTTTATAGTAGCAAGCCTAACTCTTCAAACTATTCTAGTTACTTTGACTATAGAGAGGCCTTCACCATCACGACTAAAAGTCATGGCTTGTTTCAGAACTTCCCCAACATATTCGCTGAGAATCCGGAGAAAGACGCAACCAGTCATGTGTGCTTGCATATCATCTATGGCAGctagttttcaattttaaggAGAGTTGTATTAATCATTCCTTTCATATTTACTAAGAACATTTACCGTACAATTTACAGATatcatcaatttcaaatattaaaacagtGAGCCGTCACTGTTTTCTATCATTTTGGCGAGACCCATTCCATGGATAACAGATTCTTCACTTTCTTTCTGTGTCTCGAATTCTGTCTAATTGTCTTGTCGTGCAgttttaacaaacatttaccATGTTATCTGCCCCTGAAATATTAATCTCCAGCACTGAGTCTGGCTAAAAGAACAATGGTTAGTAGTTCAAGTGACAGTAACGTACACTATTGTCGATCATAATTGTCGATGCTTCATGATGAATGATAGTCAGATACCTCATCAAAAAGAAAGactaacaaaattaacaaacatttgGGTAAACTTTTCACAAATGCAAAGATTCCCATCACCAACATACATTCTTAAACCTCAAGACTTGACACCGTTTTTATAGAGTCGTAATGActaattgccttttttttactagacatatatatacaattaattaacGGTGTTTCGGGATTTTTTCGCTAAGTTTTATTTTAGCAAAGGGTCCTTTCTCAAAAGTCTCCCTATTTAAAAGTCTTGTTTTTGCTAGGtgctcttttaattttttactgcGTTTAAACGCAATGATAGGCATCTGTTTAActattgttttacaatattcatCTCATTGCAAAATTTGCCAATGCTTCTTAATTGAGATTTATAACTGTAGGGTTATATTTAGTTACTAGTGTAAGTGGAATTTCCCTTTGTCTAAAATGTTCTGACAGAGTACTGCATCGTTTAATCTTGTATTTCACatcttaaatgttttttgaagTTTCCAACTTATCATAGCCTCTATCTATAAGTTTATTCTCCAAAGTCAGAAGATGTTTGTTGAGTTCAGTTTCGTTGCTATTGTTTCTTATGTGACGAATTGTTTCACCTGTAATAATACTTCTAAAAGAATGTTTAGGATGTGCACTTACAATTGGGAGGTACTGATACGTTTCAGTTGGTTTGACCTGTAACCTGATGTCAAGGACACCACTCGATTGAAAACGCTCCCCTTTGTACACCTCAGTATCTAAGTACGTCACTTCTGTATTGGAGAAATTATACGTAAACTTAAGTAGAGGGTCAATGTTGTTTGCAATTGCAAAGAACTCTTCAACTTGTGATTTGTTGCACTCTGTAATCATGAAACCATCGTCACGATATTGACAAATCATACTAATgctatatttaaattgaaatctgAGATTTTTGTAAGTATTGTTGACAGATGCAGATCGGTGGCAGTGGGTGATAATATTC
This Mytilus trossulus isolate FHL-02 chromosome 14, PNRI_Mtr1.1.1.hap1, whole genome shotgun sequence DNA region includes the following protein-coding sequences:
- the LOC134696470 gene encoding uncharacterized protein LOC134696470, which encodes MSISLHQYLCKFLVGTENHVKIIRQMNTVCDNLSNDDISVQITSGSFGEGLQMRGSDIDVMLVLRFIEVHDNITTIAFNPTKTYFILMTDNTNSSFAMLRLVSSPHRRLVESCETFQGNYYLSSALFKRLFLSEFCPVEHGPCVSDKHSYTDYAPCLHSRSWVKTASRWIVKSNNPWPNENTKQMIINHGVLFVPIGSKESANEKLEWRMSFSVGEKLLMYTFSHTQLLCYALMKILLKDVINTNSRCKDLICSYYIKTIVFWISEELQPSVWTPDNLIQCFMRCFSRLIYCVQYQVCPHYFIPENNLFENKIEGIDRNNLIDTLSVLFSYGWRCILFSDQISDGPILLNNIQNYQSFLYYDDLNKLLKSSTSIRVSSLTDKHYNFCRSVHTIISCNSKKLKFIHEYFMSWICNLKCQSIYVSSTIRNKNQYKQHKTCLSYLLMSTNHDSVSGWLMLASFFYKGNQYKKSLILILYALSKCTLDKLIRGTELTAMQRLLVKWHLIYKQRVVRSLKFMLVDHVNFATSAFIPMELLIVESGFVIPPVVYAHFLSFLCHYHLNNVRECQISLRDLQLTIAEDYFMGEDIFPKAFSKYCLGTALQLIGDHLSAKQAFTETVQILHSYPFFIRPLKRLSMIASV